The following are encoded in a window of Deinococcota bacterium genomic DNA:
- a CDS encoding EthD family reductase, with the protein MVKLIALLKRKSGISQEEFARRWLQQHTKISTQLPGLLEYRINIATSRQEAGKNEPLFDGTAELWWESI; encoded by the coding sequence ATGGTAAAACTTATCGCTCTACTCAAACGTAAATCCGGCATCAGCCAAGAGGAATTTGCCAGGAGGTGGTTACAACAGCATACCAAAATCTCTACACAACTACCGGGGTTGCTTGAATACCGTATCAACATAGCTACGAGCAGACAAGAGGCGGGCAAAAATGAACCTCTTTTTGACGGCACGGCGGAACTCTGGTGGGAGAGCATAGA